The Planctomycetota bacterium region TGCGGGCTGCTTCCGCGGGCATGAGCCAGGCGAGGACGCGCTGGATCTGCTCGTCCCAGTGCTTCCACTGGTGGTCGCCGGGGCCGTCGGAGTAGGTGAGATCGAGACCGAGCCTCAGCGCATGGTCGCGGAAGGTGAGGTTGGAGGCATAGAGGAAGTCTTCGGTGCCGCACCACTGGAAGAGGCGCGGCTTGGGGCCGTTGGAGCGCGCCAGGACGGTGGCGAGGTGGAGGAGGTCGTTGTCGCTGCCGCGGAGCCGGGCGAGGTCGCCGAAGACGTTGGCCATTTCGGGGCCGCGGTTAGGGTCGTTCTCGAGCAGGCCGGCGATGTCGAGTGCGCCGGACAGGCTGGCCGCGGCGGCGAAGCGTTCGGGGCAACGCAGGGCGAGCTTGAAGGCGCCATAGCCGCCCATCGAGAGGCCGGCGACAAAGGTGTCGTCGCGCCGCGCCGAGAGCGGGAACAGCCCGCGGCAGATGGCGGGCAGTTCCTCGGAGATGAAGGTCCAGTAGCGCAGCCCGTGAGCCATGTCGGTGTAGAAGCTGCGGCCCACGGCGGGCATGACGACGGCGAGGCGGAGATCGGCCACATAGCGCTCGATGCTCGTGCGCCGCTGCCAGATGGTGTGGTCGTCGGAAAGGCCGTGAAGAAGGTAGAGCGTGGGGAAGGGCTCCGGCGTGGCATCGCCTCCGACGGGGCGCTGGGGCAGGATAACGTCCATCGAGCAGCACAGGCCGAGGACGTCCGAGAAGAAGTCGCAGTGGATCAACGCCATGTCAGGCTCCTCCTGGGATGTCGAGACAGACTGGGGTCTGTGCGGAAATCCACGCGGGCTGCGTTGCCGGCGTCAGCGGGGCGGATGCAAGGCGCGGCGACACAGGCGATGCTATGGAGCGCATCGCGGAGGAGCCGCAACGCGGCAGACGCCCCGCTGGCGCCGTAACCCGAAGGGGCGCCGCGTGGATTTCGGCGCAGACCCCAGTGCATTATAGCATGCGAGCCCCCCTCCCGAATGTTTTCCTCGTCCCTACGCTCTGCGTGGGGACGGGGCTCCTGGCCGCTCCGCGGCCTCTTCGTCTTCGGGGAAGATTGGACGCAGGAGCGTCCGGACCTCCGCCCCCACGCGGAGCGTAGGGGCGAGAAGGGTGAGGAAACGTAAGGGCAAGCATGAGAGCCCCCCTCCGAACGCTCCAATACGTTCGGGAGGGAAGACCCCCGGCGCCCGCTCTTCCCGTTACCCTCCCGAAGGCATTGGAACCTTCGGGAGGGAGGCCCCGGGGGCACACGGCGGCCGGAAGGGGGCATGGCGACGACTCCGCGCAGCCCCCTGTGGGCGGCCCAGGAATCGCACCAGAGAGGATGCCACATTCAAGAAAGGCCAGGAATCGCCATACGGCGGGGCTGGGTTGGGGAGTAGTTTTCAGAAGCCGCGCGCAAGTGGCTTGCGTTCAACAACTTCAGACCTCGCAACCGCCTCCGTGCGGGGCGTTGCAGATTGAATTCCCGGCCCGAATCGGCGATAATGGGGCACGAGTGGAACGCAGATGCTCCGCGCCTCGAAAGGGGAATCGGATGCGCACGGTGGGTTTGTGCCTTGGAGCTGCCCTGGCCGCATGCGTGGCGCTGGCCGCCGCAGGCGAAGCGACGGGGAGGATCGCCGGCACCCTCACACCCGCCGGCAAGGCCCTGAAGGTGGGGGCGGTCGAGCGCATCCCCGCCACCATCATGAAGTTGATGGACAGGACGCACTGGGGCAAGGTGGACCCGAAGACGGGCGAGTACTCGGTGGAGGGCCTCGCGCCGCGCAAGTACGACCTGGCGGTCGAGACGGCCGAGGGGCGCATCGAGGGCGTCGAGCTGCGCGTGCTGGGCGAGGAGAACGAGCCGACCTATGACCTGAACCCCGGCACGGGCGAGCTGAAGGTGCAGCGCTTCGACGAGAAGCAGCTCGCGGAGGAAGGCGAGGTGCTCACGCCCGAGGAGCGCCGCCGCCGTCTCAGCAAGGAGCTTCGTCTGGACAAGCTCGAGGACCACCTGAAGAAGCTGCTCACCGTGGCGCAGTTCATGGACACGAACCGCGTGCTCTACATCCACGGCACGCCGAAGCGGGCCGTCGTGCTGATGGAGCTGGCGCGCAAGAGCGCCTTCTACGCCGACAAGGGCGGCGAGGTGATCTGGCGCATCGAGACCTACCCCTACCTCTGGATGGGCGACGTGTGGCACAAGCCCAACAAGGGACTCCAGGTGCTCCAGCGCCTGCGCCTCGACGGCCGCGAGTTCGCCAAGATGGGCTACGTGTACGACCCGGCCCTCGGCGGCATCGAGGTGAAGGCGGGCCAGACCACGAAGTGGGACTACACCCTGCCCGACAAGCTGCCCCCGAGCCTGGGAAAAGTGCCCGAGTGAACGCCGCGCGGAATGCGGGAGGCGTGGGAAGACATGGATCGGGCGGGCCCGACGACACGTCGGGCAGGTCCGACGCATCCGACAGGTTCTCTAGGAGCATGGTTCGGCGGCCATGGCGCAACAAAGCACCAAGCGACTGAGCAGCGACGGCGACGGCGCCGACCGCTTCCTGAACAAGCTCGGCGAGCGCTTCCAGGAGTTCTTCGACGCCGCGCCCGTGGCGATCGCGCGCACGGTGAACAGCGCGCTGAAGTTCTTCCTGCGCGGCAGCCGCATCGAGCGCACGATCCGCGAGCTGGCGCCCGTGCTGGCGCGGATCAACGCCCTGGAGCTCGACATGGTGGCCCTCAGCGACGACGCGCTGCGGGCCAAGACCGACGAGTTCCGCCAGCGCCTGGCCGACGGAGCGAAGCTCGACGACCTGCTGCCCGAGGCCTTCGCCGTGGCCCGCGAGGCGGCCGACCGCCGCATCGGCATGTGCAGCGTGCTCTACCGCCCGCACGGCTTCGACCCCGCCCGCCTGCGCGAGCCCGAGAACCGGCGGCTCTTCGACCAGGCCCGCGCCGCCCTCGACGCCGCGGCCGAGCGCGCCGGCTTCGACCCCGCGACCGCCCCGATATCCCAGCAGGTGATGGCGCTCGGCTCGGAGATCGCCAAGCTGCGCTTCCCGGCCGCCTTCTACGCCGAGCTGCGCGACCTGTTCCCCGACTACCGGCCCCCCTTCCGCATGCGCCCCTTCGACGTGCAGCTCATCGGCGGCATCGTGCTGCACCAGGGCAAGATCGCCGAAATGGTCACCGGCGAGGGCAAGACCCTCGTCGCCACCCTGCCCGCCTACCTCAATGCCGTGGGCGGCGCGCACGTGCACATCGTCACGGTGAACGACTACCTGGCCCGCCGCGACCGCTTCTGGAACGGCCCCCTGTTCGAGGCCCTCGGCCTCAAGGTCGGCGCCATCCAGAGCGAGATGAACTCGGCCCAGCGCCAGCCCGAGTACGCCGCCGACATCACCTACGGCACCAACAACGAATTCGGCTTCGACTACCTGCGCGACAACATGAAGGACGAACTCGAGGAACAGGTCCAGGGTAAGCTCCAGTACGCCATCGTGGACGAGGTGGACAGCATCCTGATTGACGAGGCCCGCACCCCGCTCATCATCAG contains the following coding sequences:
- a CDS encoding alpha/beta hydrolase family protein — its product is MALIHCDFFSDVLGLCCSMDVILPQRPVGGDATPEPFPTLYLLHGLSDDHTIWQRRTSIERYVADLRLAVVMPAVGRSFYTDMAHGLRYWTFISEELPAICRGLFPLSARRDDTFVAGLSMGGYGAFKLALRCPERFAAAASLSGALDIAGLLENDPNRGPEMANVFGDLARLRGSDNDLLHLATVLARSNGPKPRLFQWCGTEDFLYASNLTFRDHALRLGLDLTYSDGPGDHQWKHWDEQIQRVLAWLMPAEAART